A single genomic interval of Candidatus Cloacimonadota bacterium harbors:
- a CDS encoding adenosine-specific kinase, translating to MELKNLQLSFPEDCNIILGQSHFIKTVEDLYEAMVNSVPGIQFGLAFCEASGPCLIRKDGTDNGLIEIAVQNMHKLRTGHSFLIIMKDAFPINVLPAIKACREVVNIFCATANPVQVIVAQSEQGCGILGVIDGASPKGVELDTDITHRKKFLLDIGYKR from the coding sequence ATGGAACTCAAAAATCTACAACTTAGCTTTCCTGAAGATTGCAACATCATTTTGGGACAAAGTCACTTCATAAAAACTGTTGAAGACTTATACGAAGCAATGGTAAACAGTGTTCCCGGCATCCAGTTTGGTTTGGCTTTTTGTGAAGCATCCGGTCCCTGCTTAATCCGTAAAGACGGTACAGATAACGGGCTTATTGAGATCGCAGTGCAAAACATGCACAAACTTAGGACAGGACACAGTTTTTTGATTATCATGAAAGATGCCTTCCCCATCAATGTGTTACCGGCAATCAAAGCCTGCCGCGAAGTAGTAAATATCTTTTGTGCAACGGCAAACCCGGTACAAGTGATCGTTGCTCAAAGTGAGCAGGGTTGCGGAATACTAGGTGTAATAGATGGCGCCTCACCCAAGGGTGTAGAATTGGATACCGACATTACTCACCGCAAGAAGTTTCTTTTAGATATTGGATACAAGCGTTAA
- the thpR gene encoding RNA 2',3'-cyclic phosphodiesterase, with product MRLFIALEPPSLVKKELLDALRYLQGIKHSGINWVKPENLHLTVNFIGEVAEHRLIELKKLVAKQVQRYSSPILAAEGIELYPYRFPRLIWLKLGGDESVLKALNRQTLSSLRALGIEADAKALKLHVTLGRIKSQQSPEFERAALSYKISSQYLAWNTLSLYKSLLRPDGPKYEVIEQYDLIKTEE from the coding sequence ATGCGTTTATTTATCGCTCTTGAGCCTCCTTCTCTTGTAAAGAAAGAATTGCTGGATGCGCTAAGATATCTGCAAGGTATCAAACACAGCGGAATTAACTGGGTTAAGCCGGAAAACCTCCATCTAACCGTGAATTTTATTGGCGAAGTAGCCGAACATAGACTCATTGAGCTTAAAAAGTTGGTTGCCAAACAGGTACAACGCTATTCCAGCCCAATTCTCGCCGCTGAGGGTATAGAGCTATATCCATACCGCTTTCCCCGCCTAATATGGTTAAAGCTGGGAGGGGATGAGAGCGTATTGAAAGCCTTGAACCGACAGACCCTTTCCAGTTTGCGAGCCCTGGGTATAGAGGCCGATGCCAAAGCCCTGAAATTGCATGTAACGCTAGGCAGAATTAAGAGCCAGCAAAGTCCAGAATTTGAGCGGGCTGCTCTTAGCTACAAGATAAGCAGTCAATATCTTGCTTGGAACACTTTGAGCTTATACAAGAGTTTGCTCAGACCCGATGGACCAAAATATGAAGTAATTGAACAATATGATCTAATAAAGACGGAGGAATAA
- the recA gene encoding recombinase RecA → MLDKNKDAALKTAISQLEKKFGVGTLMRLGDKPIKTVDIIPTGAFNLDIALGIGGIPRGRITEIYGAEASGKTTLSLHIAAECQKQNGIVAFVDAEHALDVAYAKRLGVQTDNMLLSQPDGGEQALEVTETLVRSSAVDLVIVDSVAALVPRQEIEGNMGDSHVGLQARLMSQALRKLTAIVSKSNTAVIFINQTRIKIGAPAFVNPETTTGGVALKFYSSLRLEVRYAGAIKETGGDTQVIGARTKVKVVKNKFAPPFKTVEFPIIFGQGISYLDILIDMAASNEIIKKSGSWYAYNDLKLGQGIDKTKQYLNENPELLKEIEEKLKAEVNPEQFIGNSDNDASEVLDKE, encoded by the coding sequence ATGCTCGATAAAAACAAAGATGCAGCCCTAAAAACTGCCATTTCTCAATTGGAAAAGAAGTTTGGAGTTGGCACCTTGATGCGTTTGGGCGATAAGCCCATCAAGACTGTGGATATAATTCCCACTGGAGCTTTCAACTTGGATATAGCTCTGGGTATTGGTGGCATTCCCAGAGGCAGAATAACCGAAATTTACGGTGCAGAAGCCAGCGGAAAAACCACTCTCTCGCTACACATAGCAGCAGAATGCCAAAAACAAAATGGCATTGTGGCGTTTGTAGATGCAGAACACGCCTTGGATGTAGCTTATGCCAAGCGACTGGGAGTACAGACAGATAACATGCTGCTTTCTCAACCCGATGGCGGCGAACAAGCTTTGGAAGTAACCGAAACCTTAGTACGCAGTTCTGCAGTTGATTTAGTTATTGTAGATTCGGTGGCAGCACTGGTCCCCCGTCAGGAAATTGAGGGGAATATGGGAGATAGCCATGTAGGATTACAAGCCCGTTTAATGAGTCAAGCTTTGCGTAAACTTACTGCCATTGTCTCCAAAAGCAACACTGCGGTAATTTTCATCAATCAAACCCGCATAAAGATTGGCGCTCCCGCCTTTGTAAACCCCGAAACAACCACTGGAGGAGTAGCCCTAAAATTCTATTCTTCTCTACGCTTAGAAGTGCGTTATGCCGGAGCCATAAAAGAAACCGGTGGCGATACTCAAGTAATTGGCGCTCGTACAAAGGTCAAAGTAGTGAAAAACAAGTTTGCTCCACCTTTCAAAACTGTGGAATTCCCCATTATTTTTGGTCAGGGCATCTCCTACCTGGATATTCTAATCGACATGGCAGCAAGTAATGAGATAATTAAAAAAAGCGGCTCTTGGTATGCATACAACGATCTCAAACTGGGTCAGGGCATCGATAAAACTAAACAATATCTAAATGAAAACCCCGAACTGCTAAAAGAGATTGAAGAGAAACTAAAAGCTGAAGTCAATCCCGAACAATTTATTGGCAATTCGGATAATGATGCTTCTGAAGTATTGGACAAAGAATAA
- a CDS encoding recombination regulator RecX, translating to MMLLKYWTKNKQLSFISFDDELWGVLPQRTLHFLFPFQSETEISPAQETELKLELEKRAWKLITDYLAKSEHSEYQCHIYLQNKHFHPTIVHKCLKLLKMKGYLSDRRFAEIYIQSMLERGKSKNAIRFKLKEHKISDDIFNELWENLQDPILRKELLEEQIANLLVRYRHEEPQKAKQKVFTSLYRKGFCMDEISDAWRDVRKP from the coding sequence ATGATGCTTCTGAAGTATTGGACAAAGAATAAACAGCTTAGCTTTATAAGTTTTGACGATGAGTTGTGGGGGGTTCTGCCGCAAAGAACCCTCCATTTCCTTTTTCCTTTCCAATCCGAAACCGAAATCTCTCCCGCTCAGGAAACTGAGCTAAAGCTTGAACTGGAAAAGCGCGCTTGGAAGCTTATAACAGATTATCTGGCAAAAAGTGAACACAGCGAATATCAATGCCATATCTACTTGCAAAATAAACACTTCCATCCCACTATTGTGCATAAATGCCTGAAACTGCTTAAAATGAAAGGATATTTGAGCGACCGACGTTTTGCCGAAATCTATATCCAAAGCATGTTAGAACGTGGTAAAAGCAAAAACGCTATTCGTTTCAAACTTAAAGAACACAAGATTTCCGATGATATCTTCAACGAGCTTTGGGAAAATTTGCAGGATCCCATTCTCCGAAAGGAACTGTTGGAAGAACAGATAGCAAATCTTCTCGTTAGATATCGCCATGAAGAACCGCAAAAAGCCAAACAAAAAGTGTTTACATCTCTTTACCGCAAAGGTTTTTGCATGGATGAAATTAGTGATGCCTGGCGGGATGTTCGCAAACCATGA